In Candidatus Defluviibacterium haderslevense, the following are encoded in one genomic region:
- a CDS encoding ATP-binding protein gives MATTNSDIFRILTVSPNLIQVEVLDADKFKQDTSDFTIGSYLKISDDSNTSIIALVQSFKIKETNLIGETTTPSTPTFILDSQPIGFLDDQNKFRRGGQQIAIPPNNVEIADESILKIIYTSIDSEKEFCFSTLAQNTKIDISVDGDKFFSKHIAVVGSTGSGKSGTVARILQEGIKPNSEQSSKGILNNTHILLFDLHGEYATAFPKSKKLNVSNLVLPYWLMNSEELEEMFIESRESNSHNQVSQFKTAVTLNKKKHNSTLKKVNYDTPVYFSIDEVFRYISNQNSATKDAKTGELKIKAKITGVSEEHQLFEKIEFEEKKQGTINGGPYANEFDRFVPRLETKIADDRLAFLLKPRKADLTSEYKTDDLSEILKQFIGYEDGANENITILDLSGIPFEVLSIVVSLISRLVFDFCFHYKTLKTDAIEIPFLLVLEEAHNYIPQSEGAKYHSVKKSIERIAKEGRKYGLSLMIVSQRPSEISETIFSQCNNFVAMRLTNPSDQQYVKRLMPDSVSAITDTLPVLERQEALIIGDCIPIPTIVRIKDLTDKPDSNDIDFRTEWKKDWSNIAFDDIIKKLKREI, from the coding sequence ATGGCAACCACAAACTCTGATATTTTTCGTATTTTAACGGTATCACCAAACTTAATTCAAGTTGAAGTTTTGGACGCTGATAAATTTAAACAAGACACTTCTGATTTTACAATTGGAAGTTATTTAAAAATTTCAGACGACTCAAATACCTCCATAATCGCATTGGTTCAAAGTTTCAAAATAAAAGAAACTAATCTAATTGGAGAAACTACAACCCCAAGCACTCCAACATTTATTTTGGATTCTCAACCAATCGGATTTTTAGATGACCAAAACAAATTCAGAAGAGGTGGACAACAAATTGCTATACCACCAAATAATGTCGAAATTGCAGATGAATCAATTTTAAAAATAATATATACTTCCATAGACTCTGAAAAAGAATTTTGTTTTTCAACACTTGCCCAAAACACTAAAATAGATATAAGTGTAGATGGAGATAAATTTTTTAGTAAACATATTGCTGTAGTTGGCTCTACAGGTTCAGGCAAGTCAGGAACAGTTGCTAGAATTTTACAAGAAGGTATAAAGCCTAATTCTGAACAATCTTCTAAAGGTATTCTCAACAATACTCATATTTTATTATTTGATTTACACGGAGAATATGCTACAGCTTTTCCTAAATCAAAAAAATTGAATGTTTCAAATTTAGTTTTGCCCTATTGGCTTATGAACTCTGAAGAGTTAGAAGAAATGTTTATTGAAAGTAGGGAAAGCAATTCACACAATCAAGTTTCACAATTTAAAACAGCAGTTACTCTAAACAAAAAGAAACATAATTCAACTCTAAAAAAAGTAAATTACGATACACCAGTTTACTTTAGCATTGATGAAGTATTTAGATATATTTCTAATCAAAATAGTGCTACAAAAGACGCAAAAACAGGAGAACTAAAAATAAAAGCAAAAATAACAGGAGTTTCAGAAGAACATCAACTTTTTGAGAAAATTGAATTCGAAGAAAAAAAACAAGGTACTATAAATGGTGGTCCTTACGCAAACGAGTTTGATAGATTTGTACCTAGACTTGAAACAAAGATTGCAGATGATAGATTAGCGTTTTTATTGAAGCCAAGGAAAGCAGATTTGACTTCTGAATATAAGACTGATGATTTATCAGAAATTTTAAAACAATTTATTGGATATGAAGACGGTGCTAATGAAAATATAACCATTTTAGATTTGAGTGGTATTCCATTTGAGGTTTTAAGTATTGTAGTTTCATTAATTAGTAGATTGGTATTTGATTTTTGTTTCCATTATAAAACATTAAAAACTGATGCTATTGAAATACCTTTCTTGCTAGTTTTAGAAGAAGCTCACAATTATATTCCTCAAAGTGAAGGTGCAAAATATCATTCCGTAAAGAAGTCTATAGAGAGAATAGCTAAAGAAGGAAGAAAGTATGGATTGTCGTTAATGATAGTTAGTCAAAGACCTTCTGAAATATCAGAAACGATATTTTCTCAATGTAATAATTTTGTTGCTATGCGATTAACTAATCCATCAGACCAACAATATGTAAAGCGACTTATGCCAGATAGTGTAAGTGCAATTACAGACACATTGCCAGTTCTTGAAAGACAAGAGGCATTAATTATTGGAGATTGTATCCCAATTCCGACAATAGTAAGAATTAAAGACTTAACTGATAAACCCGACTCTAATGACATTGACTTTAGAACCGAATGGAAAAAGGATTGGAGTAATATTGCATTTGATGACATTATTAAAAAACTTAAAAGAGAAATCTGA
- a CDS encoding cupin, whose translation MNTRKNIDMKSNNNPKMIRLELGNTFKVLQVNGSAGMNMPEHISTKEAVIIVQKGTAILKMKGIEHVLKLNASLIIPAGEKHMLQITKDFQAVVIMENDSEIKFINN comes from the coding sequence ATGAATACAAGAAAAAACATAGATATGAAATCAAATAATAATCCGAAAATGATACGTCTTGAATTAGGAAATACATTCAAGGTATTGCAAGTTAATGGAAGTGCTGGGATGAATATGCCTGAGCATATTAGCACAAAAGAAGCCGTAATCATTGTTCAAAAAGGTACAGCAATACTAAAAATGAAAGGAATTGAACATGTATTAAAGCTAAACGCATCTTTAATTATACCAGCCGGAGAAAAACATATGTTACAAATAACTAAAGATTTTCAGGCGGTTGTAATCATGGAAAATGATTCGGAAATTAAATTTATAAACAATTAA
- a CDS encoding DUF1648 domain-containing protein, translated as MMDSNQRMKIELTTSDRVLDFAIWLVLVSLWTLTICNYSNLPEIFPSHFNASGQVDGFAKKESIFILPSVISILIIGMKILGKFPRLSSYGKNIAAENYNEQLKLGTRISRTITLGIAMLFFFITFEVIQNGMGKSVGLGRWFNSLIVLIILIPITLLLFKTSKPKQT; from the coding sequence ATGATGGATTCTAATCAAAGAATGAAAATAGAACTCACAACCTCTGACAGAGTATTGGATTTTGCTATTTGGCTTGTGTTAGTATCGTTATGGACATTAACAATCTGTAATTATTCGAATTTACCTGAGATCTTTCCTTCTCACTTTAATGCTTCAGGTCAAGTTGATGGTTTTGCAAAAAAAGAATCCATTTTTATTTTGCCAAGTGTTATTTCTATCCTTATTATCGGAATGAAAATATTGGGTAAATTCCCTAGATTATCTAGTTATGGTAAAAACATTGCTGCCGAAAACTATAACGAACAATTAAAATTAGGAACTAGGATAAGCAGAACCATAACTTTAGGAATAGCTATGTTATTCTTTTTCATTACATTTGAAGTAATTCAAAACGGAATGGGAAAATCTGTTGGACTCGGGCGATGGTTCAATTCTTTAATTGTGCTCATAATACTCATTCCAATAACATTACTTTTATTCAAAACGAGTAAACCAAAACAAACGTAA
- a CDS encoding Rrf2 family transcriptional regulator, whose amino-acid sequence MFSKACEYGIRASIYIAQQSLLDRKVSLKEISEAIESPTAYTSKILQKLSRNIIINADKGPTGGFSMDSVKLEKVNLSSIVFAIDGENIYNSCGLGLKKCNEKKPCPVHNQFKVIREELKKMSDTTTIKSLAIDFENGLTFLKR is encoded by the coding sequence ATGTTTTCAAAAGCTTGTGAATATGGAATTAGGGCATCAATTTACATTGCTCAACAATCACTACTAGACAGAAAAGTGAGTTTGAAAGAAATTTCTGAGGCAATTGAATCGCCAACTGCTTACACTTCAAAGATTTTGCAAAAACTATCTCGGAATATTATCATTAATGCTGATAAGGGTCCAACAGGTGGTTTTTCTATGGATAGCGTGAAATTAGAAAAAGTTAACCTAAGCTCTATTGTATTCGCAATTGACGGAGAAAACATTTATAACAGTTGTGGATTAGGATTGAAAAAATGCAATGAAAAAAAGCCTTGTCCTGTACACAATCAATTTAAAGTGATACGTGAGGAATTAAAAAAAATGAGTGATACAACTACTATTAAATCATTAGCAATCGACTTTGAAAATGGATTAACTTTTTTGAAACGATAA
- a CDS encoding tetratricopeptide repeat protein, with protein MTETTKYIGGEYKVLQQFGGAMGHVFLVEKQGIGFPFVLKSYQDIKPHLEELFFTEAKNWTSFGVHQNIVKTLFAEKFDGKIFVAAEFVEGNENGENRLTNYIGKNLPLHLIIKWAVQFSYGMNHCLGKGMIAHSDIKPDNILIDKDLNLKITDFGLSKSYLNDEKVGGGTPMYYSPEQIFRPDSIDHRSDIYSFGIVLYQLITKGAYPYVMSSPDIRQVHLSEPVKKINHPLFEICKKCLEKDLSKRYQQFQELFKDLDKVAKSEGIEIPKQIISRDDKLEELYILSRSLSAIGENKEALRAIDQYLNHQPDHYSAWSQKGRLEYELGNLQDALEATKKAVYLYQYSSTALNNLGAIYLELDNNADAKTCLLRAVEIDPENSGALMNLANALVETGDVSEASQCLLKCFELTPQKKSLHINSKNLLPFFVQNQLFEFSADIYKQLITYSTLTANEHFNYAMCNFQIHRFDEAIKSFEIVLNSNSKDAMALVSISKSHFFIGNVDKAIFYSDKLISEEINPAQGMSMKAQYLHQSGKFTEAEKYLLDILTKFPMTDYLWLTLGDIYSKEKLFNKALNCYQKTRQIKKQKGASDSDKDLIFIEQKINDTKKNAL; from the coding sequence ATGACAGAAACGACAAAATACATAGGTGGAGAATATAAAGTATTGCAACAATTTGGTGGTGCAATGGGACACGTATTTCTTGTTGAGAAACAAGGCATCGGATTTCCTTTTGTTTTAAAAAGCTACCAAGACATTAAACCACATCTTGAAGAACTATTCTTTACCGAAGCGAAAAACTGGACTTCTTTTGGTGTGCATCAAAATATCGTCAAGACACTTTTTGCGGAAAAATTTGACGGAAAAATATTCGTTGCAGCAGAATTTGTTGAAGGCAATGAAAACGGAGAAAACAGACTAACAAATTACATTGGAAAAAATTTACCACTTCATTTAATTATTAAGTGGGCTGTGCAATTTTCCTATGGAATGAACCATTGTCTTGGAAAGGGAATGATAGCCCATTCGGACATCAAACCCGACAATATTCTTATTGATAAGGATTTAAATCTAAAGATAACTGACTTTGGACTTTCAAAATCTTACTTGAATGATGAGAAAGTCGGTGGTGGAACTCCTATGTATTACTCACCAGAACAAATTTTTCGCCCCGACAGCATTGACCACAGAAGCGACATTTATAGTTTCGGAATTGTATTGTATCAGCTAATCACAAAAGGTGCTTATCCTTATGTAATGTCAAGTCCTGACATAAGACAAGTTCATTTAAGCGAGCCCGTTAAGAAAATAAATCATCCACTTTTTGAAATTTGTAAAAAGTGTCTTGAAAAAGACCTTTCTAAACGATACCAGCAATTTCAGGAACTATTCAAGGACTTGGATAAAGTTGCGAAAAGCGAAGGCATTGAAATACCAAAGCAAATTATTTCGAGAGATGATAAGTTAGAAGAATTATACATTCTCTCTCGTTCTTTGTCTGCAATTGGGGAAAACAAAGAAGCACTTAGAGCAATTGACCAATATTTAAATCATCAGCCTGACCATTATTCGGCTTGGTCTCAAAAGGGACGATTAGAATATGAGTTAGGTAATCTTCAAGACGCTTTAGAAGCAACTAAGAAAGCTGTTTACTTGTATCAGTATAGTTCGACAGCATTAAACAATTTAGGTGCAATTTACTTGGAACTTGACAATAATGCAGATGCTAAAACTTGTTTGCTTCGAGCAGTTGAAATCGACCCTGAAAACAGCGGAGCATTAATGAACCTTGCTAATGCATTAGTAGAAACAGGAGATGTTAGCGAAGCATCACAATGCCTTCTAAAATGTTTTGAGTTAACTCCACAGAAAAAAAGTTTACATATAAATTCTAAGAACCTACTTCCTTTTTTTGTGCAAAATCAACTTTTTGAATTTTCTGCTGACATATACAAACAGCTTATCACTTATTCGACACTAACAGCTAATGAACATTTCAATTATGCAATGTGTAACTTTCAAATTCATAGGTTTGATGAAGCGATAAAAAGTTTTGAGATTGTTTTAAATTCCAATTCAAAAGATGCGATGGCTTTGGTAAGTATTTCCAAATCACATTTTTTCATTGGCAACGTGGACAAGGCGATATTCTATTCTGACAAATTAATTTCGGAAGAAATCAATCCTGCACAAGGAATGTCTATGAAAGCACAGTATTTACATCAATCAGGAAAATTTACCGAAGCAGAGAAATATCTTTTGGACATTCTAACCAAATTTCCAATGACAGATTATTTGTGGCTAACTCTTGGCGACATTTATTCAAAAGAAAAACTTTTCAATAAAGCTTTAAACTGCTACCAGAAAACAAGACAAATTAAAAAACAAAAAGGAGCATCTGACAGCGACAAAGACCTAATATTTATAGAACAGAAAATCAATGACACAAAGAAAAACGCCCTATAA
- a CDS encoding TonB-dependent receptor yields the protein MKKYIFIVGLLFPYGLFAQTILGKVTNDKKEPLTGASVHWLGTTIGISTGNKGEFEITTKDISNKKLIASFVGHTSDTIEITNQTFVEFKLAETKTLGEVVVTGQRDGVIISNITPIKTEIITQTELRKAACCDLAGCFETQTTVQPQTTNVITNSKELRILGLSGVYNQVLIDGFPIIQGLSYTYGISSIPGTLVDNIYVSKGANSVLQGYESISGQINVETKEPDKTDKLLLNVYMNNFFEKHLNANYAFKQGKWSNLTAFHTVQPANKIDRDNDNFLDLPQLTRYMISNKWKYGNDKDWGWSSRIGLRFLNEQRIGGQTFYNSDSDKGSTSIYGQTVNINQPEVWTKTAYRLNDNHKIIFFASSFHQDQKSFFGTVKYNAQQTNFYGNLQYELNYSQKHSLKTGISFRYLNLNEDIAFTDTTLHRTYAGNYKKIEIIPGVFAENSMSFFKDKLTWIAGIRGDQHNQFGFTVTPRTLLKYDITPKTVFRASIGTGWRTVNLFSENIGLLVSSRDIVFAEQLRPERATNFGINFTQKFETKNLSGYFSADYYRTDFQNQIFPDYDSDPTKAIIKNFNGTSVSNGFQAELYLKIWKRFELKTGYNFLDVYREINGAKQLLPFNPAHKFLTTFSYKPLTNKFHFDINIHWYGEQRLPDTKSNPTEFQRPDFSKPYTLVNAQFTYSFKKFEVYAGCENVFDFRQKQPIISWQNPFSPYFDTSSVWGPTRGREIYVGIRFKLTNE from the coding sequence ATGAAAAAATATATCTTCATTGTTGGTTTACTGTTTCCGTATGGACTGTTTGCACAAACCATTTTAGGAAAAGTAACCAACGACAAAAAAGAACCATTGACAGGTGCAAGTGTGCATTGGCTTGGCACAACAATAGGAATATCCACTGGCAACAAAGGAGAATTTGAAATTACCACCAAAGACATTAGCAATAAAAAACTGATTGCAAGTTTTGTAGGTCATACATCAGACACCATTGAAATTACCAATCAAACATTTGTTGAATTCAAATTAGCGGAAACAAAAACGCTTGGAGAAGTTGTTGTAACAGGACAACGAGACGGTGTAATTATTTCTAACATCACTCCAATCAAAACAGAAATTATTACTCAAACAGAATTGCGAAAAGCCGCTTGTTGTGATTTAGCGGGTTGCTTTGAAACTCAAACCACCGTTCAACCTCAAACGACTAATGTAATTACAAACTCAAAAGAACTTCGCATTTTAGGTTTATCGGGAGTTTACAATCAGGTTTTAATAGACGGTTTCCCAATTATACAAGGATTATCCTATACTTATGGAATTAGCAGTATCCCTGGAACATTGGTTGACAACATCTATGTTTCAAAAGGTGCTAATAGTGTATTGCAAGGATATGAAAGTATTAGTGGACAAATAAATGTTGAAACGAAAGAACCTGATAAAACAGACAAGTTATTGCTGAATGTTTATATGAATAATTTTTTTGAAAAGCATCTTAACGCCAACTATGCATTCAAACAAGGGAAATGGAGCAATTTGACAGCGTTTCATACTGTGCAACCAGCAAATAAAATTGACCGAGACAATGATAATTTTCTTGACTTACCGCAACTAACCCGTTATATGATTTCAAACAAGTGGAAATACGGAAACGATAAAGATTGGGGTTGGAGCAGTAGAATAGGTTTGCGTTTTTTAAATGAGCAAAGAATTGGGGGACAAACATTTTATAATTCGGATAGCGACAAAGGAAGCACAAGTATTTACGGACAAACCGTGAATATTAATCAACCCGAAGTTTGGACTAAAACAGCTTATCGCCTCAATGACAACCATAAAATAATTTTCTTTGCTTCTTCATTTCATCAAGACCAAAAATCATTTTTCGGAACAGTAAAATATAATGCACAGCAGACAAATTTTTATGGCAATTTGCAATACGAATTGAATTATTCGCAAAAGCATTCATTAAAAACAGGCATTAGTTTCCGTTACTTAAACCTGAATGAAGACATTGCTTTTACCGACACAACTTTACACAGAACTTATGCAGGAAATTACAAAAAAATAGAAATCATTCCGGGCGTATTTGCTGAAAATTCAATGAGCTTTTTTAAAGACAAATTAACTTGGATTGCCGGTATTCGTGGCGACCAACATAATCAATTTGGGTTCACTGTTACACCGAGAACGTTATTAAAATATGATATTACACCAAAAACAGTTTTCCGTGCAAGCATTGGGACAGGTTGGCGAACAGTAAATTTATTCAGTGAAAATATTGGTTTGTTGGTTAGTTCAAGGGACATCGTTTTCGCAGAACAGTTAAGACCTGAAAGAGCAACAAATTTCGGGATTAACTTTACTCAAAAATTTGAAACTAAAAACCTTTCAGGTTATTTCAGTGCTGACTATTACAGGACAGATTTTCAAAATCAAATTTTCCCCGACTACGACAGCGACCCAACGAAAGCAATAATTAAAAATTTTAATGGGACAAGTGTAAGCAATGGTTTTCAGGCAGAACTTTATTTAAAAATCTGGAAACGATTTGAATTAAAAACTGGCTACAACTTTTTAGATGTTTACCGAGAAATAAACGGGGCAAAACAACTATTACCTTTTAATCCTGCACACAAATTTTTGACAACATTCAGTTACAAACCCCTGACAAATAAATTTCATTTTGATATAAATATTCACTGGTATGGTGAGCAGCGTTTGCCAGACACGAAATCAAATCCAACAGAGTTTCAACGACCTGACTTTTCTAAACCTTACACTTTAGTAAATGCACAATTTACATACAGCTTTAAAAAGTTTGAAGTATATGCAGGTTGCGAAAATGTTTTTGATTTCAGACAGAAACAACCAATTATCAGTTGGCAAAACCCATTCAGCCCATACTTTGACACTTCTTCTGTTTGGGGTCCGACACGGGGTAGAGAAATATATGTTGGTATTCGTTTCAAATTAACAAATGAATAA
- a CDS encoding NAD(P)/FAD-dependent oxidoreductase, protein MKKMIIVIGGGFAGIQFIKKIDDTLFDVLLIDKINHHQFQPLFYQVATSQLEPASISFPLRNVFKSKKNLQIRLAEVHSIDSVNNKIETTIGEFFYDYLVIAIGCTTNFFGNDEIRSHAFTLKTTYDAINIRNHILQTFEDIISAEASDREGLLNLTIVGAGPTGVELAGAFAEIKNNILPKDYPDIDFTHFKISLIEGSKDTLNSMSISAKRTSKKYLQKMGVNIITETFVKRYDGNLLELSNGNIIKSKTVIWAAGVIGNTIKGLPENVQAVANRIEVNRTNLVEGTKNIFAIGDIALMKTPKYPKGHPQVANVAINQAKNLAFNLNKAKTNEFEYKDLGSMATIGRNKAVVDLPHFKFKGYFAWLVWMFLHLMLILSVRNKLIIFINWVWAYLTKDTSLRLILKQTKIKMD, encoded by the coding sequence ATGAAAAAGATGATAATTGTTATTGGAGGCGGATTTGCGGGTATTCAGTTTATAAAAAAAATTGACGACACACTTTTTGATGTTTTACTTATTGATAAAATCAACCATCACCAATTCCAACCGCTATTTTATCAGGTAGCCACTTCGCAATTAGAACCAGCCAGCATTTCATTTCCACTTCGCAACGTATTTAAATCTAAGAAAAACCTTCAAATCCGTTTGGCAGAAGTTCACTCCATTGATTCGGTTAATAATAAAATAGAAACTACTATAGGAGAATTTTTCTATGATTACCTTGTAATAGCTATTGGCTGCACAACAAATTTCTTTGGAAATGATGAAATAAGAAGCCATGCTTTTACATTAAAAACCACTTATGATGCAATAAATATTCGAAATCATATACTCCAAACATTTGAGGATATTATTTCAGCCGAAGCAAGCGATAGAGAAGGTTTGTTAAATTTAACAATTGTGGGTGCTGGACCTACAGGTGTTGAGTTGGCGGGAGCATTTGCCGAAATAAAAAACAATATTCTGCCAAAAGATTATCCTGATATCGATTTCACTCACTTCAAAATTAGTCTAATTGAAGGAAGCAAAGATACATTGAATAGTATGAGTATTTCAGCCAAAAGAACTTCAAAAAAATACCTTCAAAAAATGGGGGTAAATATTATAACCGAGACTTTTGTAAAAAGATATGATGGAAATCTTCTTGAGCTTAGCAATGGAAATATAATAAAATCAAAAACGGTTATTTGGGCAGCAGGTGTTATAGGTAACACAATTAAAGGGCTACCAGAAAATGTTCAAGCAGTTGCCAATAGAATAGAAGTGAATCGAACTAACTTGGTTGAAGGGACAAAAAATATATTTGCAATCGGTGACATTGCATTAATGAAAACACCAAAGTATCCTAAAGGTCATCCACAAGTAGCAAATGTAGCAATCAACCAAGCTAAAAATTTAGCGTTTAATTTAAATAAAGCTAAGACTAATGAATTTGAATATAAAGACTTGGGATCAATGGCAACAATAGGACGGAACAAGGCAGTGGTTGACCTTCCACATTTTAAGTTTAAGGGCTATTTTGCTTGGTTAGTTTGGATGTTTCTCCATCTAATGCTGATACTCAGTGTTAGAAATAAACTTATTATATTTATTAACTGGGTATGGGCTTATTTAACTAAAGACACATCATTAAGACTAATCTTGAAACAAACAAAAATTAAAATGGATTGA
- the ric gene encoding iron-sulfur cluster repair di-iron protein, with the protein MKENQIIGELVARDYRTASVFKKYSIDFCCQGNRTIQEACEKKNIDTKKVLEDLVAIMEAKSESTTDYQSWPLDLLADYIEKKHHRYVQEKTLEIQPYLDKICKVHGERHPELLKIKEEFNASACELAAHMKKEELILFPFIRKMTKAKLENTKVDAAHFGTVKNPIQMMMNEHTVEGHRFMKIEELTNNYTPPQDACNTYRVSFALLKEFEQDLHLHIHLENNILFPKAIEIEKELIQNLYA; encoded by the coding sequence ATGAAAGAAAATCAAATTATTGGAGAGTTGGTAGCAAGGGACTACCGCACCGCATCAGTATTTAAAAAATACAGTATCGACTTTTGTTGTCAAGGCAACAGAACTATTCAAGAGGCATGTGAGAAGAAAAATATTGATACAAAGAAAGTATTAGAAGATTTAGTTGCTATTATGGAGGCAAAAAGTGAGTCCACGACCGATTATCAATCGTGGCCGCTTGATTTATTAGCAGATTATATTGAAAAGAAACACCACAGATACGTTCAAGAGAAAACATTAGAAATACAGCCTTATTTAGATAAAATATGTAAAGTTCACGGAGAACGCCATCCCGAACTACTTAAAATAAAAGAAGAATTTAATGCTAGTGCATGTGAGCTTGCAGCTCACATGAAAAAGGAAGAGCTGATTTTGTTCCCCTTTATACGGAAAATGACAAAAGCAAAACTGGAAAATACTAAAGTAGATGCCGCACATTTCGGGACAGTTAAAAACCCTATACAGATGATGATGAATGAACATACTGTAGAGGGGCATCGTTTCATGAAGATTGAAGAATTAACCAATAACTATACGCCACCTCAAGATGCCTGCAACACCTATCGTGTTTCGTTCGCTTTACTTAAAGAATTTGAGCAAGATTTACACCTACATATCCATTTGGAAAATAATATTCTATTTCCAAAAGCCATTGAAATAGAAAAAGAATTAATACAAAACCTGTATGCATAA
- a CDS encoding hemerythrin domain-containing protein, translating into MKPLKRAEYLKALSREHHHGLLLCWKIKTGFSKGVSITRMKLYLDWFFKNHLQPHFEMEEKYIFPILGNENILIKQAIEEHKLITGLFCNTSQIEISIKQIQVDLEKHIRFEERVLFDKIQNAASPENMEVFKKLHSSEKFIENTTDVFWE; encoded by the coding sequence ATGAAACCATTAAAAAGAGCAGAATATCTTAAAGCATTGAGCAGAGAACACCATCACGGTTTATTACTCTGCTGGAAAATTAAAACTGGTTTTTCAAAAGGGGTTTCAATTACAAGAATGAAATTATACCTTGATTGGTTTTTTAAAAATCATTTACAGCCACATTTTGAAATGGAAGAAAAATATATTTTCCCAATACTGGGTAATGAAAATATTCTTATCAAACAAGCTATCGAAGAACACAAATTAATTACAGGTTTATTTTGCAATACTTCTCAAATTGAAATTTCTATAAAGCAAATACAAGTTGATTTAGAAAAACACATTCGATTTGAAGAAAGAGTTTTGTTTGATAAAATTCAAAATGCTGCTTCGCCAGAGAATATGGAAGTATTCAAAAAACTTCATTCAAGTGAAAAATTTATTGAGAACACAACAGATGTATTTTGGGAATAA